In Phaeobacter gallaeciensis DSM 26640, a genomic segment contains:
- a CDS encoding 3-Oxoacyl-[acyl-carrier-protein (ACP)] synthase III: MLPLNHICFPSDEITRIPLKDLGPSHGLTAGAVKMYQRFFELESVGLHRADLNGMLAAALDGVLAHHPDLKSQYGTLFYCRTQTHHGFADEDWLRCLADEHGLEGWDVNSLTMTSCASALAAMRFIQACDADGPVIVLTGEKAFHYNVARLPVGLLGELPTAALFNAGPGKWMLLDTRVRHMPRYYQNPDAMAAEDRRALQDDYLDGMIGFVEDCLRDYSDALRPDFRILPHNLNLPVTRALLRHFDWEDRCIQGDVQGLGHGYCSDIFVNLTTHEMSQPDQISPGTQLFVLAAGTGVTFATCLLERTDFN; encoded by the coding sequence ATGCTGCCGCTCAATCACATCTGTTTTCCAAGTGACGAAATCACGCGCATCCCGCTCAAGGATCTTGGTCCCAGCCATGGCCTGACCGCAGGTGCCGTGAAAATGTACCAACGTTTTTTCGAACTTGAGAGCGTGGGCCTGCACCGTGCAGATCTGAATGGCATGCTGGCGGCGGCGCTTGACGGCGTGCTTGCCCATCATCCTGACCTCAAATCGCAATATGGCACGTTGTTCTATTGCCGGACGCAGACCCATCACGGGTTTGCAGATGAAGACTGGCTCCGCTGTCTTGCCGATGAACATGGTCTTGAAGGATGGGATGTCAATTCCCTGACCATGACCAGCTGTGCCTCGGCTCTGGCAGCGATGCGGTTCATTCAGGCCTGCGATGCAGATGGCCCGGTTATCGTTCTGACAGGTGAGAAGGCGTTTCACTACAATGTTGCCCGCTTGCCGGTGGGTCTTTTGGGCGAACTGCCAACCGCAGCGCTGTTCAATGCTGGCCCGGGCAAATGGATGCTGCTGGACACCCGCGTGCGGCATATGCCGCGTTACTACCAGAACCCGGATGCCATGGCGGCGGAGGACCGGCGTGCGCTTCAGGACGATTACCTGGATGGGATGATCGGTTTTGTCGAGGATTGCCTGCGCGACTATTCAGACGCGCTGCGCCCTGATTTCCGCATTTTGCCCCACAACCTCAACCTCCCGGTAACACGGGCGCTGCTGCGTCACTTCGACTGGGAGGATCGGTGTATTCAGGGTGACGTTCAGGGCCTTGGTCACGGTTACTGCTCCGATATCTTTGTCAATCTGACCACTCACGAGATGTCGCAGCCCGATCAGATTTCCCCCGGCACCCAGTTGTTCGTCCTGGCCGCCGGAACAGGCGTGACCTTCGCGACCTGTCTGCTGGAACGAACAGATTTCAACTAA
- a CDS encoding phosphopantetheine-binding protein → MIFKAIETALSEVTERQVSGLTPETELDKAFDLDSYMFVQFLLALEDQIEGLQFDPDAIGQQEFNRAASLVSHIEDRIGARQVEHV, encoded by the coding sequence ATGATTTTCAAGGCGATCGAAACTGCGCTGTCCGAAGTAACGGAACGGCAGGTCAGCGGGCTGACACCGGAAACCGAACTGGACAAGGCATTTGATCTGGATTCCTACATGTTCGTCCAGTTCCTGCTGGCGTTGGAAGATCAGATTGAGGGGTTGCAGTTTGACCCCGACGCAATCGGCCAGCAGGAGTTCAACCGCGCGGCCTCCCTTGTCAGCCACATCGAAGACCGCATTGGCGCACGGCAGGTCGAACATGTTTGA
- a CDS encoding MATE family efflux transporter: MQPATFPAVADDALPPPRRSVWSVLSEIIVMAIPFAAGAIIVSGLHLGKVAVLARAPQAEPLELQSMLQPAFLLVLALMEGLAISNQVFSARSKNNWPRSAIFPASWRMSAYAVAGLSLFAAIAYVAALYVPVEDALFRRTLDYLPLYILSLSAFVVFDIFYAAMRGQGKLARSLLPFLGLALIDLSTTYVLLVAYDMGFDAVLIGNLAGPLAMLPVMVLLLKHEAGAAVTHLKEQVKARTTQLLMFVGTPIALTILVSSLSAAVIFPVLADFGSEYASAFLVVMRLRVSFMIPAIAIGSVIAILVNQLSENSNPTTRLQYLGIGVPVMLGFYGLLTALLPFWDNHMINLLVSPSQNTSELRAATDLVMQGLQLTFFFVSGAAMLQVVMEQLGRATQVLVIAIVTEIITGAAVFYAQYVGHDLDMAILLLSVISGLTFALFLVQFGFLLRQQGRHDAV; this comes from the coding sequence ATGCAACCAGCTACCTTTCCAGCCGTCGCCGATGATGCGCTGCCGCCGCCGCGCCGTTCGGTCTGGTCGGTTCTTTCCGAAATTATTGTCATGGCGATCCCTTTTGCGGCCGGGGCGATCATCGTTTCAGGGCTCCATCTGGGAAAGGTTGCGGTTCTTGCACGCGCACCTCAGGCGGAACCGCTGGAACTGCAATCCATGCTGCAACCGGCCTTCCTGCTGGTTCTCGCCCTGATGGAGGGGTTGGCAATCTCCAATCAGGTGTTCAGCGCCAGATCCAAGAACAACTGGCCGCGTTCGGCCATCTTTCCTGCGTCCTGGCGGATGTCGGCCTATGCGGTTGCAGGGCTGAGCCTGTTTGCCGCAATTGCCTATGTGGCCGCGCTTTATGTGCCGGTAGAGGACGCGTTGTTTCGTCGGACCCTCGACTATCTACCGCTCTATATTCTCTCCCTCAGCGCATTTGTCGTCTTTGATATCTTTTATGCGGCCATGCGGGGGCAGGGGAAGCTCGCGCGCAGTCTGTTGCCATTCCTTGGGCTGGCGTTGATCGACCTGTCGACCACCTATGTGCTTCTTGTCGCATACGACATGGGTTTTGATGCGGTGCTGATCGGCAATCTCGCGGGCCCTCTCGCGATGCTTCCGGTCATGGTTCTGCTGCTCAAGCATGAAGCGGGGGCGGCGGTCACTCACCTCAAGGAACAGGTCAAGGCGCGGACAACACAGCTGTTGATGTTTGTTGGCACACCGATTGCTCTGACGATCCTGGTGAGCTCGCTCAGCGCGGCGGTGATCTTTCCAGTGCTTGCGGATTTCGGTAGCGAATACGCCTCTGCCTTCCTGGTTGTCATGCGTCTCAGGGTGTCCTTCATGATCCCGGCCATTGCCATTGGATCGGTGATCGCAATTCTTGTGAACCAGCTGTCAGAAAACAGCAATCCGACCACGCGACTGCAATATCTGGGCATTGGTGTACCGGTGATGCTGGGCTTTTACGGGCTGCTGACAGCGCTGTTGCCGTTCTGGGATAATCACATGATCAACCTCCTGGTCTCGCCCAGCCAGAACACCAGCGAATTGCGCGCCGCGACCGATCTGGTGATGCAGGGCTTGCAACTGACGTTCTTCTTCGTTTCCGGGGCTGCGATGCTTCAGGTGGTGATGGAGCAGCTGGGCCGGGCGACGCAGGTTCTTGTCATCGCCATTGTTACGGAAATCATCACAGGGGCGGCGGTGTTTTATGCGCAGTATGTCGGCCATGATCTGGATATGGCGATCCTGCTGCTGTCAGTGATCAGCGGGCTGACCTTTGCCCTGTTCCTCGTCCAGTTCGGTTTTCTCCTGCGTCAACAGGGGCGTCACGATGCTGTATGA
- a CDS encoding alpha/beta fold hydrolase, with protein sequence MLYELALPGLLLQGGYRWLRSARRATPQEPVLRLRAARGRMRRLEIALLDRLSPGLAARLLLRRFHRNQAETPQPVSRAHEPFADQSDQSHRSHRLAGLYLRQIGPSQGPRVLLLHGWNADGRMMMPLAQELAKQGFCVEVPDLPGTGHSRVAGLASVRSFVGVASRLCRAMSRGKPYDLMIGHSAGGLIAMIALGLGLQAERLVTISSPSSLGRLMTLYLRFTDQPTRTATALMRRYEATCGRSLIDIGPAECRSANVPMLVIHAQHDWQVPASEAPLICAAQEGLTPQYLRNCNHRTVLRHSDLIGLLQRFFDQTSDREVGNAAHR encoded by the coding sequence ATGCTGTATGAGCTTGCCTTGCCGGGCCTGTTGCTTCAGGGCGGTTACCGCTGGCTGCGCAGCGCGCGCCGTGCAACGCCGCAGGAACCAGTATTGCGCCTGAGGGCCGCCCGTGGCCGAATGCGCCGCCTCGAAATTGCGCTGCTGGATCGCCTGTCGCCTGGGCTGGCTGCGCGGCTGCTCCTGCGCCGGTTTCACCGCAATCAGGCGGAGACCCCGCAGCCGGTTTCGCGCGCCCATGAACCCTTTGCTGATCAGTCAGACCAGAGCCACCGATCCCACCGGCTGGCGGGTCTGTATCTGCGCCAGATCGGACCCTCACAGGGGCCTCGGGTCCTGCTGCTTCATGGCTGGAACGCCGATGGTCGCATGATGATGCCGCTGGCGCAGGAGTTGGCGAAGCAGGGGTTTTGCGTGGAGGTGCCGGATCTGCCGGGAACCGGGCACTCGCGCGTGGCAGGGCTTGCGTCTGTGCGCAGTTTCGTGGGGGTTGCGTCCCGTTTGTGCCGGGCGATGTCCCGAGGCAAACCTTATGATCTGATGATTGGCCATTCCGCAGGTGGGTTGATCGCCATGATCGCGCTTGGACTGGGACTGCAGGCGGAGCGGCTGGTGACGATCTCCTCTCCGTCGTCCCTCGGCCGGTTGATGACGCTGTATCTGCGCTTCACTGACCAACCGACGCGCACGGCCACCGCCCTGATGCGCCGCTATGAGGCCACATGCGGTCGATCGCTGATCGATATCGGCCCTGCCGAATGCCGGTCCGCCAATGTCCCCATGCTGGTGATCCACGCCCAGCATGATTGGCAGGTGCCCGCCTCAGAAGCACCGCTTATCTGCGCCGCGCAAGAGGGGCTAACGCCGCAGTATCTGCGCAATTGCAATCATCGCACCGTGCTTCGCCACTCTGATTTGATCGGTCTGTTGCAGCGCTTTTTTGATCAAACCTCGGACCGGGAGGTGGGCAATGCTGCACATCGTTGA
- a CDS encoding ABC transporter permease — protein MTFLTLARRNAWRKPMRTLLLIFCIAVAFLIYGLTASFLSGTQGSAGANDDVLGVMNKSGRDQTLPIAYLRRIASVEGVAEVTYMSRLRGFSEVERNVVVANAVSPEDLARINGTSLGLTPDLLAALKQGRDRVLVGRALADAQGWQAGQRIEVTSFNIMQEGGNRNWRFEVGGIFEGASASTDTYFMLANYEYVNALRIRNVDTVDGFVVQPDPDVSASVLASRIDAEFANTGAPTRTQTEKQFLEAFLRQFADVELIVSLVVGAAFVTILMIVINTMLFAVRERTFEIGVLKTLGFKNGFIVLLILCETLLIFLVGGAIGIALTKLATQVAGPALGLVLTGAVLGKSLVITVLLGLVTGLLPSVLAMRTTVSNAFKAR, from the coding sequence ATGACCTTTCTGACACTGGCCAGGCGCAATGCCTGGCGTAAACCGATGCGCACATTGCTGTTGATCTTCTGCATTGCGGTGGCCTTTTTGATCTATGGCCTGACGGCAAGCTTCCTGTCCGGCACCCAGGGATCGGCTGGCGCCAATGACGATGTGCTTGGTGTGATGAACAAATCGGGTCGGGACCAGACGTTGCCGATTGCGTACCTGCGCCGGATCGCCTCAGTAGAGGGGGTGGCAGAGGTCACCTATATGTCACGCCTGCGTGGCTTCAGCGAGGTTGAGCGCAATGTCGTGGTCGCCAATGCTGTGTCGCCGGAGGATCTTGCCCGGATCAACGGTACCAGCCTGGGGCTGACGCCGGATCTTTTGGCCGCGCTAAAACAGGGACGAGACCGCGTTCTGGTCGGCCGCGCGCTGGCGGATGCGCAGGGGTGGCAGGCCGGGCAGCGGATTGAGGTCACCTCCTTTAATATCATGCAAGAGGGCGGTAACCGGAATTGGCGGTTCGAAGTCGGCGGCATCTTTGAAGGCGCTAGCGCGAGTACGGACACCTATTTCATGTTGGCGAACTATGAGTATGTAAACGCCCTGCGCATCCGGAATGTGGATACCGTGGACGGGTTTGTTGTGCAGCCTGACCCCGATGTGTCGGCCAGTGTGCTGGCCTCGCGCATTGACGCGGAGTTTGCAAACACCGGTGCGCCGACACGAACGCAGACGGAAAAACAGTTCCTTGAGGCCTTTCTGCGCCAGTTTGCAGATGTCGAGTTGATCGTTTCGCTGGTCGTCGGCGCTGCTTTCGTGACCATTTTGATGATCGTTATCAATACGATGTTGTTTGCGGTGCGGGAACGGACCTTTGAAATCGGCGTGCTGAAAACCCTGGGATTCAAGAACGGGTTCATCGTCCTTCTCATTCTCTGTGAAACCTTGCTGATCTTTCTCGTTGGCGGGGCCATCGGAATCGCTCTGACAAAGCTTGCAACTCAGGTCGCAGGGCCTGCGCTCGGCCTGGTTCTGACGGGGGCGGTTCTTGGGAAATCCCTGGTGATCACCGTGCTGCTTGGACTTGTTACGGGGTTACTGCCTTCTGTCCTTGCAATGCGCACCACAGTCTCCAACGCGTTTAAAGCGAGGTAA
- a CDS encoding 3-oxoacyl-[acyl-carrier-protein] synthase III C-terminal domain-containing protein, translating into MLHIVDFELDHPERTETLEAVSDQLSLSRNQQRMFSRFFGFESFHYDEQAPLDQMTSGAIDRLLARNPQSAAALSHVSHCHTLPAITCFEGEHSSILAPFAERGLEVFSATMNHCATGLSMLWAMEQLLGDQDAGLVLIAEKAFHPDVRLIENTTIMGECAAAVLVRREESRLRILNSHTEHEPRFWQNTGHLDEPYLEGFEDMYLDFACRTLSEALQQFGIGMEDVRFILPHNVNMASWIMLAKILGFDRHKICLSTIGRFGHCFGADPFINLMQLIQEDKLASGDRLLLFSIGLGATATCTLVQVN; encoded by the coding sequence ATGCTGCACATCGTTGATTTTGAATTGGATCATCCCGAACGGACCGAGACCCTCGAGGCGGTGTCGGATCAGCTCTCGTTGAGCCGCAACCAGCAGCGGATGTTCTCGCGTTTCTTCGGGTTCGAAAGCTTCCACTACGATGAACAGGCCCCGCTTGACCAGATGACGTCAGGAGCCATCGACCGGCTGCTGGCACGCAATCCGCAAAGCGCGGCGGCACTGAGCCACGTTTCCCACTGCCATACCCTGCCGGCCATCACCTGTTTCGAGGGGGAGCACTCCTCGATCCTGGCGCCTTTTGCCGAGCGGGGATTGGAGGTCTTCAGCGCCACGATGAACCATTGTGCAACCGGGCTGTCAATGCTTTGGGCGATGGAGCAGCTGCTGGGCGATCAGGACGCCGGCCTTGTGCTGATTGCGGAGAAGGCGTTTCACCCGGATGTGCGGTTGATCGAAAACACCACCATTATGGGCGAATGTGCCGCCGCCGTTCTGGTCCGCCGCGAGGAAAGCCGCCTGCGTATCCTGAACAGCCACACCGAGCACGAACCACGTTTCTGGCAGAACACCGGGCATCTCGACGAACCCTATTTGGAGGGGTTCGAGGATATGTATCTGGATTTTGCCTGCCGAACCCTGAGCGAGGCCCTGCAACAGTTTGGTATCGGAATGGAGGATGTCCGTTTCATCCTGCCACACAACGTCAACATGGCCTCCTGGATCATGCTGGCGAAGATCCTTGGCTTTGATCGCCACAAGATCTGTCTCTCAACCATTGGCCGGTTTGGCCATTGTTTCGGTGCGGATCCCTTCATCAACCTGATGCAGCTTATCCAGGAGGATAAACTGGCCTCCGGCGATCGGTTGCTTCTGTTCAGCATCGGCCTCGGCGCCACAGCGACCTGCACATTGGTTCAGGTCAACTGA
- a CDS encoding beta-ketoacyl-[acyl-carrier-protein] synthase family protein, giving the protein MRLTALTTHIPEERIAAEQIIRDAGGSPSEARVFERLFGLGQVSSCAKSETRYDQFARIIEDLQAKSGDIPRPDTLIHVRGLPMRDCAPGAVAPRLRRDFAFLSHVRQKFDLDQTNCAGLIWALELARTLMKAGQARVVAVIAGDGHDRLRLADRYVPGSTLMGDAFCGLILVPDADAPADTGLRVGRISLTCHPRFAFGYKGSSAQMGRFFAAHGQIVSRTLRDLGFDWTSGSPLLPHNVNRLAWQSFCTETGLATDRIRLGLLPDIGHCYTVDPFLLLKQELSDPDSNLNRDPGTPATLLSVGMGGYAAGCQMRRAVPSSLSTCSQRSSSHALSA; this is encoded by the coding sequence ATGAGACTGACCGCGCTCACAACCCATATCCCCGAAGAGCGCATTGCGGCGGAGCAGATCATTCGCGATGCGGGCGGCTCCCCGTCGGAGGCGCGCGTCTTTGAGCGGCTGTTCGGGCTGGGGCAGGTTTCCAGCTGCGCAAAGAGCGAGACGCGCTACGACCAATTCGCCCGCATCATCGAGGATCTGCAAGCAAAGAGTGGAGATATCCCACGTCCGGATACGCTGATCCATGTGCGCGGTCTGCCGATGCGCGATTGTGCGCCGGGAGCTGTCGCCCCACGTCTGCGCCGGGATTTCGCTTTTCTCTCGCATGTCAGGCAGAAATTCGATCTCGACCAGACCAATTGTGCTGGGTTGATCTGGGCGCTTGAACTGGCCCGCACGCTGATGAAGGCGGGGCAGGCCCGGGTGGTTGCAGTGATTGCGGGCGACGGTCACGACCGGCTGCGTCTGGCGGATCGCTATGTGCCCGGCAGTACGCTGATGGGGGATGCCTTTTGCGGGCTTATCCTGGTGCCGGACGCGGATGCGCCCGCAGATACCGGCCTGCGCGTCGGGCGGATCTCGCTGACCTGCCATCCGCGGTTTGCCTTTGGCTACAAGGGGAGTTCTGCGCAGATGGGCAGATTCTTTGCCGCACATGGGCAGATCGTGTCCAGAACGCTGCGGGACCTCGGCTTTGACTGGACCAGCGGTTCGCCGCTTCTTCCGCACAATGTCAACCGGCTGGCCTGGCAAAGTTTTTGCACCGAGACCGGACTGGCGACGGATCGCATTCGTCTCGGTCTGCTGCCGGATATCGGGCACTGTTACACCGTCGACCCCTTTCTGCTGCTGAAGCAGGAACTTAGTGACCCAGACTCCAACCTCAATCGAGATCCGGGCACACCTGCCACGCTGCTCTCTGTTGGCATGGGAGGCTACGCCGCCGGATGCCAGATGCGCAGAGCTGTCCCATCCTCTCTTTCCACTTGCAGTCAAAGGAGCAGCAGCCATGCTCTCTCGGCATAA
- a CDS encoding ABC transporter permease translates to MKQVMVMISANLRSLPQRIWISLSMVLSVALVVAVLTGFLAMAKGFETALAGNGSSEIAVILGGGTNQETSSDIPAGVIRSLQATSADLGLKRDAAGAVIFSRETVVPVEIQSADDGSLQTLALRGMDATGIALRPNAAIAVGRSFAPGTREIIVGRDLAARAGVFGIGERVRLGAVDWQVVGHFTAGGGAMESEIWGELEAVQAAFDQMGQVQILRAALEGGTGLEQLQATLPALSQTPLTAVTEVELLSAQSARTSTLIRMFGWPLAILMSIGATIGAINTMMTSVANRAMEIATVRTLGFSRLSAFAGTWVEAVALSIFGAILGAVASWLVFHGWQASTVGPNNTTTAFQLEVSMNVLRDGALLGVAIGMIGGALPALAATRVKLATALRSAG, encoded by the coding sequence ATGAAACAAGTCATGGTGATGATTTCCGCCAATCTTCGCAGCTTGCCGCAGCGGATCTGGATTTCACTGTCCATGGTGCTTTCCGTGGCGCTTGTCGTTGCGGTGCTGACCGGGTTCCTTGCGATGGCCAAGGGGTTTGAGACCGCTCTGGCCGGCAATGGCTCGTCCGAGATTGCCGTCATCCTCGGCGGGGGAACCAATCAGGAAACCAGTTCGGATATTCCCGCCGGGGTGATCCGCAGTCTTCAGGCAACCTCCGCGGATCTTGGTCTTAAACGCGACGCCGCCGGTGCGGTCATTTTCTCCCGTGAGACTGTCGTACCGGTCGAAATCCAGTCTGCCGACGACGGGTCTCTTCAGACCCTAGCGTTGCGGGGCATGGATGCCACCGGCATTGCACTGCGCCCAAATGCGGCCATCGCGGTGGGTCGCAGTTTTGCGCCCGGCACACGAGAGATCATAGTGGGCCGCGATCTTGCCGCGCGGGCAGGGGTGTTTGGCATCGGAGAACGTGTTCGCCTCGGGGCGGTTGACTGGCAGGTGGTTGGTCATTTCACGGCCGGTGGTGGTGCCATGGAATCCGAAATCTGGGGCGAGTTAGAGGCCGTGCAGGCTGCGTTTGACCAGATGGGACAGGTACAAATTCTGCGCGCAGCGCTGGAGGGCGGAACCGGGTTGGAACAATTGCAGGCCACCTTGCCCGCGCTGTCGCAAACACCGCTGACCGCAGTGACTGAGGTAGAGCTATTGTCAGCACAATCCGCGCGCACCTCGACCCTGATCCGCATGTTCGGTTGGCCGCTGGCTATTCTGATGTCGATTGGGGCCACAATCGGGGCCATCAACACAATGATGACCTCGGTCGCCAATCGCGCGATGGAGATTGCCACGGTGCGCACCCTGGGGTTTTCGCGGTTGTCTGCCTTTGCCGGAACCTGGGTCGAGGCGGTTGCGCTGTCGATTTTCGGGGCGATCCTCGGCGCGGTGGCCTCCTGGTTGGTATTTCATGGCTGGCAGGCGAGCACGGTTGGACCGAATAACACCACCACCGCATTTCAACTGGAAGTGAGTATGAATGTCCTCCGCGACGGCGCGCTTCTGGGCGTTGCAATCGGGATGATTGGCGGAGCTCTACCAGCTTTGGCGGCGACGCGGGTAAAACTGGCAACTGCTCTGCGATCTGCCGGCTAG
- a CDS encoding acyl-CoA dehydrogenase family protein, producing the protein MTDLFPDTDLRHLNEVAASVGTPFYLYDASVLRARLDALRAALPAVDFFYSLKSNPNLSVAGVLHDHGAGCEVSSLLELETSLRAGATPDRILMVGPGKSKTELGRAVELGIKAIVVESAHELTQINQLAGDRGCVQDIALRVNPDFHAGGAKLNMSGRPTQFGIDQAELPAALTQVENCSHLRLCGLHAYMGTRILSHDTVVANVRNILDLAAELMPSLQDQLDFVDVGGGFGIPYYDGEEELDLDALGREVTPLVQSFAASHPQTRVVIELGRYLSGPSGQFVTRVQQIKHSKGESFAVCDGGSNVHVAAAGQGFLRKNFPIRLLRDGQITPQEEAVQPWTLTGPLCTPQDVIGKSVPMAAPKVGDLISIGQSGAYGPTASPVNFLGFGAPAEVMIDGASLTLVRGRDTVDARLAVQHPQDLRADSCSNPAVLADLYSTAPGNGLEGTAFAHPCLERLSGLQPLFRETGARLDRDPESWTALWENPTVRALTTIGVPEEFNGFALRDSGLGISDCPYGLHVAMVERLARFDANCILALPGPSLSGGAVLATGTEAQIARFFDGYRFGPQGTFFAVTEPNAGSDASNGRSTLGMKNGQLVLNGVKTLVGGIARADIGLFFAHIEETGRMGLVMIRPSDAPECVKIERLSTNGLRGADLCQMTLRDFPVTRDMILGSGGRSLRDGFMAINGVFERNRPMVAAMALGSGRGLIELMLEDPARLPSYQDLLARHTALLVQLVGVIQAQVSGRPRVQDISRVKMQAVSFVDEVVRRITDQDPMRFLCDAELRRRCRDVKAFEYMEGTSNIHLLNAYRSYAAGVSQ; encoded by the coding sequence ATGACTGACCTGTTCCCAGATACCGACCTGCGCCATCTCAACGAGGTCGCGGCGTCGGTCGGCACCCCTTTCTATCTTTATGACGCCTCGGTGCTGCGCGCCCGGCTGGACGCGCTCAGAGCAGCGCTGCCAGCGGTCGATTTTTTCTACTCGTTAAAGTCTAACCCGAACCTTTCGGTGGCAGGCGTACTGCATGATCATGGTGCGGGCTGCGAAGTGTCGTCGCTGCTTGAGCTTGAGACCAGCCTGAGGGCCGGGGCCACCCCGGATCGGATCCTGATGGTCGGACCGGGCAAATCGAAGACAGAACTGGGGCGCGCGGTCGAACTTGGGATCAAGGCCATCGTTGTGGAATCCGCGCATGAGCTCACCCAGATCAACCAGCTCGCAGGCGATCGCGGTTGCGTGCAGGATATTGCACTGCGGGTGAACCCGGATTTCCACGCCGGCGGGGCCAAGCTGAACATGAGCGGCCGTCCAACCCAGTTTGGCATTGATCAGGCTGAGCTGCCCGCTGCCCTGACACAGGTTGAGAACTGCTCGCATCTGCGGCTATGCGGGCTGCACGCTTATATGGGGACGCGGATCCTGTCCCATGACACCGTGGTTGCAAATGTCCGCAACATTCTTGACCTCGCCGCTGAGCTGATGCCGAGCCTTCAGGACCAGCTGGATTTTGTTGATGTTGGCGGCGGATTCGGCATCCCGTATTACGACGGCGAGGAAGAGCTGGATCTGGACGCTCTGGGCCGGGAGGTCACCCCGCTTGTTCAAAGCTTCGCCGCCAGCCATCCGCAAACCCGTGTGGTGATTGAGCTGGGGCGCTACCTATCCGGCCCATCCGGTCAGTTCGTGACACGCGTGCAGCAGATCAAGCATAGCAAGGGCGAGAGCTTTGCGGTCTGCGATGGAGGCTCCAACGTGCATGTGGCCGCTGCCGGGCAGGGGTTCCTGCGCAAGAATTTCCCGATCAGGCTGCTGCGGGATGGGCAGATTACGCCCCAAGAAGAGGCCGTGCAGCCCTGGACCCTGACCGGCCCGCTTTGCACGCCGCAGGACGTGATTGGAAAATCGGTCCCGATGGCGGCACCGAAAGTTGGTGACCTGATTTCCATCGGGCAATCCGGCGCCTATGGGCCTACCGCCTCGCCGGTGAACTTCCTTGGTTTTGGCGCCCCGGCGGAGGTCATGATCGACGGGGCATCGCTGACGCTGGTGCGTGGCCGGGACACGGTTGATGCGCGGCTGGCCGTCCAGCACCCACAGGACCTGCGCGCCGACTCCTGCTCAAACCCTGCCGTGCTTGCCGATCTTTATTCCACAGCGCCGGGGAACGGTCTGGAGGGGACAGCCTTTGCGCATCCCTGTCTGGAGCGGCTCAGCGGTTTACAACCGCTATTCCGTGAAACCGGGGCGCGGCTGGACCGCGATCCCGAAAGCTGGACGGCCCTTTGGGAGAACCCGACCGTGCGGGCGCTGACAACCATTGGTGTACCGGAGGAGTTCAACGGCTTTGCTCTGCGCGACAGTGGTCTTGGGATCTCCGATTGCCCCTATGGGCTGCATGTCGCCATGGTCGAACGTCTCGCCCGGTTTGATGCCAATTGCATTCTGGCGCTACCCGGCCCGTCATTGTCCGGTGGCGCTGTGCTGGCCACAGGCACCGAAGCGCAGATCGCGCGCTTTTTCGATGGGTATCGGTTTGGCCCGCAGGGAACATTCTTTGCTGTGACGGAACCCAATGCGGGGTCCGATGCGTCCAACGGGCGCAGCACGCTGGGCATGAAAAACGGCCAGCTGGTTCTGAATGGCGTCAAGACGCTGGTTGGTGGCATTGCCCGCGCCGATATCGGCTTGTTCTTCGCCCATATCGAAGAGACCGGTCGCATGGGGCTGGTGATGATCCGCCCCTCGGATGCGCCGGAGTGTGTGAAGATCGAACGGCTTTCGACCAACGGGTTGCGCGGCGCAGATCTCTGCCAGATGACCCTGCGGGATTTCCCGGTGACACGGGATATGATCCTCGGCAGTGGCGGGCGGTCGCTTCGTGATGGGTTCATGGCCATCAACGGTGTCTTCGAACGCAACCGCCCCATGGTTGCCGCGATGGCGCTGGGCTCGGGCCGTGGCCTGATTGAGCTGATGTTGGAGGACCCAGCGCGGCTCCCGTCTTACCAGGATCTGCTGGCCCGTCACACGGCCTTGCTGGTCCAGCTGGTCGGGGTGATCCAGGCACAGGTAAGCGGTCGCCCCCGTGTTCAGGATATCAGCCGGGTCAAGATGCAGGCGGTCAGCTTCGTTGACGAGGTGGTGCGCCGGATCACTGATCAGGATCCGATGCGGTTCCTCTGCGATGCGGAGCTGCGCCGTCGCTGCCGAGACGTCAAAGCCTTTGAATATATGGAAGGCACCAGCAATATTCACCTGCTGAACGCCTATCGCTCTTATGCGGCGGGGGTGAGCCAATGA